The window TAAACAATGTTAAGCAAGCGCTCGCGAAACAATCGCCAGATTGTGTGGTATTTTTATTAATCAAAGAGGATAAAACAATGTTTCCTGAATATCGTGAACTGATTGCAAAACTGAGACAAGAAGACAACCATTTCGCCCGTTTGTTTGACGAGCATAATGAGCTGGACGATAAAATCACCGGCCTGACCAACAGCCCCGTAACCGGCGGTTTGGATGAAATTGAGGAATTGAAAAAACAAAAATTATTTTTAAAAGATCAGTTGTATGTGATTTTGCAAAAGGCCGCAGCTGAAGGCAAATAAACGCAGCAGCAACGATAAAGCAGGCCGTCTGAAAGTTTTCAGACGGCCTGCTTTATTTTGCCGGTTATTTTTCGGCAGATTTGGCGTTTTTGACCACTTGTGTCGGCGCTTCGATGGGGAAAAACAAATTCAGCGGATTGGCGCGGATTTGCGCCCAAACGCTTTTCAGCAGCGCCGGCATGCTGTCGATACGGGTATCGCGCGAGCGCAGTGCGACAAACAGCGCCAACATAAAGCTCACCCACAGGTTGACCAGGCCGATCAGCACCACGCCGAGCAGGCCGAGCATGAAGGCGGCAAGGCCGATGTGGCCGCTGATGGCGGCGTAGCCGAGATTGGCCGATGAGAAGGCCACGTGGCGGATGTCGAGCGGCAGGTTGAGCAGGTGGCCGAACCAACCGGTCATGCCCAGCAGCATGCCGAACATAAAGTTGCCGGCCAGCGAGCCGTAATGGTGGTGCAGATAGCCGGCAAACCACACGCGCAGGCGGGCGGGCATGATTTTTTTCAGCACCGGGTGCACGGTGAGCCTGCGGCGCAGATCGAGATAGTCGGCACGGTTGTCGAAAAAGCCCGAGATAATGCCCGAGCAAAACAGCCACAGCCCGGCAATGGCGGCATACCACAAGGTGGGTTGGGTAAAGGGTTGCAGCGATTTGAGCTGATAGGCGGTGTTGTCGGCGCTGAGCAGCGGGGCGCCGGTGTGGCCGGCAAACACAAATGCAATCAGTGCGGCAAGCAAGATGGCCACGCTCACATTGCCGAACACGGCCACGCTTTGCGAGCGCGCCACATCAATCAGCAGGGTGGCCAGGCGGTTGTTGACCACACGGCCTTTGTCGTTGCGCTCGACTTCTTCGGCGAAGCTGGCGGCGGTCATGGCCGGTTGCTTGGTGGCCACGGTGAAATGCAGCATGTGGATCAGCATAAAGCCCAAGCCGTAGTTGAGGCCGGCCAGCAGTGAAGTGGTGAATTCGCTGAAACCCATGTTGCCGATATGGATTTTGTTGAGCGCCATCAGGGCAATCAGCACGCCGCCGCCCACGGCCGAGCGCAGCATGCCCCAATATTCGCTGCGGTTGCGGGTGATGTAGTGTTCGCCGTGGTCGCTGGTGTTTTCACTGATGCTTTTGGCCAGCATTTTGATGCTGCGACGGCGCAGCAGGCTGGTGCTGTGCTGTTCGACGGCGGCCAGGGTCATGGTGTTGAGCAATACGATGGTTTGGCGCTGGCGCAGGGTTTCATCATCGCTGGTTTGAATGTCGAGCAGGCGTTTGAGGCGTTCGAGCGTTTGTTGCAGGCGCTCGAGCAGGTGCGCCACTTTTACTGATGAGCCGGCGCCGGCACCGGTGCCTTTGCGACGCAAACGGGTGACTTTGTTTTGGCATTG of the Uruburuella testudinis genome contains:
- a CDS encoding site-specific recombinase codes for the protein MIKITPRNLHTALQEQLETGNFVALLDALVHFIRKGGSRHAAERFDMLLELLTENPELCHTFGTRFHFWLSKIHVYPALVGLGVFSRNGFGREVAIRIYERFIPSYKELNNLKDVFLYLFRSHHDETWLQTLSLRQWLNLYGLLSSCAGEESVQAASRQITQARLHALEMLAIWVAAEELEPDFIRIEPKLLDVDSAFVALQREVAVLVAHYRMPGQTQPYDTAHIEVMLEQCQNKVTRLRRKGTGAGAGSSVKVAHLLERLQQTLERLKRLLDIQTSDDETLRQRQTIVLLNTMTLAAVEQHSTSLLRRRSIKMLAKSISENTSDHGEHYITRNRSEYWGMLRSAVGGGVLIALMALNKIHIGNMGFSEFTTSLLAGLNYGLGFMLIHMLHFTVATKQPAMTAASFAEEVERNDKGRVVNNRLATLLIDVARSQSVAVFGNVSVAILLAALIAFVFAGHTGAPLLSADNTAYQLKSLQPFTQPTLWYAAIAGLWLFCSGIISGFFDNRADYLDLRRRLTVHPVLKKIMPARLRVWFAGYLHHHYGSLAGNFMFGMLLGMTGWFGHLLNLPLDIRHVAFSSANLGYAAISGHIGLAAFMLGLLGVVLIGLVNLWVSFMLALFVALRSRDTRIDSMPALLKSVWAQIRANPLNLFFPIEAPTQVVKNAKSAEK
- a CDS encoding YdcH family protein; protein product: MFPEYRELIAKLRQEDNHFARLFDEHNELDDKITGLTNSPVTGGLDEIEELKKQKLFLKDQLYVILQKAAAEGK